DNA sequence from the Cucurbita pepo subsp. pepo cultivar mu-cu-16 chromosome LG06, ASM280686v2, whole genome shotgun sequence genome:
GCTCATCGACTAATGGATAGactaaaattgtaaaataattaaacaaaaatagtaaatatgACATTTATGAGTATAATCTAAATTGGTATCtaatatatgatttaaattttttaatgagatttcataatttaaactaaaaaaaaatcaaattaagggtatggctaatttagggaaattaaaatttaaatggatttaaaaaaatttaaattacacCATCCCTAAATAAGGGGGAGATCATTATGACTTATGGGCACACAATCGCGCTTTCGAAGggagcggactagcgattgtgcggcactcacttttcagcgacaagtgagcttaagccaatttgttctcgcgtcgcctacggccaagcgacgtatgatcgagcctctagcctcgattttaaaagaaggttttagaaaacggccAATTTGTTCtcgcgtcgcctacggccaagcgacgtatgatcgagcctctagcctcgattttaaaagaaggttttagaaaacgaggagagagagattttagaaagagagattttggaaatagacgttatataagcaagcaagagaaagataacaacggcttagcatatataaccttgggtagggagaagttgacaactagtcatatcccacATTCTGAGCCATTTTAAGTctggcctagacatgatatttttgaggCGTCATATGCCCtagaattacaaaaggaaaaacactgaaaagacatgacaagggttggcttgtcatgggcatgcggccatgggcaacatgccctagacgagcatgaccgtgacacgtATCACCTCGGAGGGCAAATATGGAAAGATAATGTAATTGTTGTGCACGTGCGCTGTGTCTATTTTTCAAAACCGGgctatttattttgtaattggGCCTGATCGAGCCCACTTGAAGCCCAAGCGAAACCAAGCCCAAGTTTCATCaaaacctttatttatttttcataaaattaattaattaatacaattaatATTGGCCTATCCCCTTCTCCGTCGTAGTTCCTTTGGCGCTCACTCCCTTCCACCGCCAAAATTCAGAAACCAGAAGGCGGAGCAAAAATGTCGAGCACTAATCTCCTCCGTTTCCCTCTCCTTCAGCTCCACTCCCGGCCGCCGTCCACTCTCTTTTTTCCTGCCATCAAATCGCATCTCCCCGTCGTATCGATCGCTTTTCCGACCTCCCAGTTCCTTCGTAACCCTTCCCATGGTCCGGCAAGGTTCGCGCTCATGGCAAAGCCTCCAAAAAGCGACAGCACGGAGCAGAAATGGAGCTACGAAGGCTCTATCGTCGAGTCTCTCCCCAATGGGATGTTCAGAGTTCGATTGGATAATGAAGACCTCATTCTTGGCTACATATGTGGTAAAATTCGGAAGAATTTTGTGCGTATTTTGCCTGGTGATAGGGTTAGGGTTGAAGTTAGTCGTTATGATTCTACTAAAGGCCGTATTGTCTATAGACATCGAAGCAGTAGTTAGGATTCATCTTCATGAATGCTAGTTTTTGGATTTATTAGTTTGGAATGTGTTGATTTTGTGACATAGTGTAGTGATCcctctttttgttcttctttagaatgtaaaatgagaaaaatgtaGTTTGCTTGAGCTCCATTGTTTTTGTGATTTGTAGTTGTGGTTGAATCGCTAAGAGTTCCAGAGCTCATGAATTTATGTCTTGTTCGTAATTGTTTTGAACTAAAGAAAGAGGATAATTTTGCTTTTCCAGTTTATTCTTTGAgatgcttttggtttttcttcaCAAGGGATATTAGCATGCTTACCTACTTGCAGAACTTAAATAATACGTGCATATCTGCAATGGAATTGAATACTTCATAACGGAGAAAGTTTTCAATCTAGTTACTTGCACATGATACTAGGTTGATACTGGGTTCCTTCTGTGAGACCCCaagtcggttggagaggagaatggatcatttcttataagggtgtggaaacctctccttagtagtagacgcgttttaaaaccttgaagaaatcttgaggagaagccgcccaaaagggaaagtccaaatatgacaatatctcctagcggtgaggttgggctgttacacctTCTTGtaattcttatttataaaagcAAAACCAACAAACAAGCAAGTGAATGGTGCAGGGTTGAACTTGTCCAACTGTCACTCATATTCAATAAGGAACCAGaggaaaagaaatcaaattcagGGGTTGTGAAGTTGATGACTGAAGCAAAAGCCAAGTacgtatattttattgttgaagttgtgatataattaaatttaccataacTTATCAGCTTTTAAGTTCTTGGGTCAGTTTTGAACTTAGCTATATCTTctattaaatcttaaattcCATTCTATTCAGAGTTTACCTTTTTGTGTTGTGTTATATTGGGGGATGGTGAATCACGTGTATTTATACTTAGTCAGCTCATTTCATGGAACATTTGTATGATTTGAAGTTGGCTAATGTTGCATAAGTCAAGAACTAGTTTCGATGTGAGTTTCTGCTAATATAATGCTGCCTGCATAAACTACCCTTTACAAACATCAATAAGTTTGCTGATTTTTCAGTAAGATTCGTTGTAGAACTAGCTCAGGCTTTGTGTTTGTTGCTATGGATGCTTTAAGCGAAAAGTAACCATAGACAAGCTGTTCTCTTCTGGCACGTTCGTTCTCAAAACCCcaaatgtgagattccacatcggttggagaggagaatgaagcattctttataagggtgtgtaaacctctccctaacaaacacattttaaaaccttaaggtgaagttcgaaaaggaaagtccataaatgacaatatctgttagcgtgggcttagactgttacactAAAGTTCATGACTTTGTATTAGTCAATCCTCAGCTACATCAACCATTTATCTTTACCTTTTGCCTTATGCATGATTTGCACTTAATCTCTCTGATGGCATGCTCGTCTTTTGAAGGATGTTAAGACACTAAGAACGATGACTCTTTGGATGTTGTCTTGTAGCTTTTTTCTAATACAGTTGAGAACTTGATTAGGacaattttttcttccaaaatcaCAAGACAAATCCGGTTGAGGATGTGAAGGCACTGACTTcgttttttttagtacaatatCGTGAGATACGAGGATTTGATCCTCGACCTCGAGGAAAGGAGTATGGCAATTATCGTTTATCTATGCTCGTATTGGTAGATTTTACGCAACTTAGTTTAATGGATGTTGATGAATGTATTGCTACCTTGTATTATATTCTTAGACTGGCATAAAACTTCATGCTAGCTACCTacttaagatatttaaattctatgtttttttttagctcgGTAAGACTGTAACATGTCTAGTTGACTTTTTGGTTGGGAATTAATATCTTAACCAATTGAGTTATATGTAGGCTGGCAAATCCTATGACTTTTTAAAACCGGTTAGATACGAAGGTTCTAGATAGTTACCCCATAGATACTACCCGGTTGGGCAGCTATTTATTACTGTATTATTCGAGGAATTTATCCATCTCTATGTTGGGTGTTATGTGGTATGATTTTTTAGGtgattatattcaaattttcgaAGCTaatgttctttgtttcttaaGATAGTTTCATGGATCTATTGGAactcatatttatatatatatatatatatatatatatatatatatatatatatatatatatatagttcactATAACTCATGTATGGTATATTTTGTTAccttttaaatgtttaaatagttgaggttaaattataagttcaGTTCTTAAATTTCATGGATCTATTGGAActcatattttatatatatatagttcaatgTAACTCATGAATGTATGGTATATTTTGTTAccttttaaatgtttaaatagtttaggttaaattataagttcagttcttaaattttaaatatgtatttgtttaaaaaatctaataaatatcTTAAGTTTTTTATAATGGTCTAATAAgcctctaaattttaaaatttgtatctAATGTGtttaaaactttcaattttgtatttaccCGGCActtgataaatttaattaaaaaaattaatccgttgaattttatatgaataaattaatgatatatttggtacgaataaattaatgattatttggtataaaatttgtatttgaaaCTATAAAGTggatgtaaaattaaaaatttaaaaatttattagatactttttaaaacttaaaaatctattttttaaaattaaaatgattttttttaaacacatACCCTTGgtgtattaatgaaataaaatattatcatttttttttctttatttttttttaaattaagagtattattgaattttttaaaattttaaggtattttttagatttttctttttgtaaatttaagaatatcattgaaaggtattttttttttactaaattggctaaaaaaaaaattaagctcattagaaaaaatttaaataaatacaaaataaaagatgttGAATAAACTTGTagtttcttaattaaattgaagTTTAAATCGGGCGGTAAATGCAGGGAGCGGCGAGGGTTTGTTTTCCACGTGGCAAAAACTCGAACCAGTCTCTAGAACCGACTtccaaaaaccctaaaccttcATCTCTTGCCGCTCTATTTAATCCCAATCACCACCCCTTCCTCTCAAAccttttcttctccatttcctCCAATGGCGTCCAGGTCGATTCTCAAGGACGTCAAAGCCCCAATCTATTTCCTTCTTCGCAATCCAGCCTCATCCGTTCCATTAGCACAATCCATCCATAATCATCTCCTTCCATTTCCTACACAATCCGCATCCGGATTCCTTCGTGAGCTTGGTTTAAGCGATCGGCCTCTACTGCCTAGGCATTTTAATTCTAGCTTTGATGGCGGATTTAGGATTGAGGTCAGAGGAAAGCAGCAGCCGGTGATCGAGGACATAGATGAACAGAGCGACAGCGACAGCGACTTCGAAGGCTCTGATGGCTTCAATGGTGAAGGTTGGGAGGAGCTTAGTGGTGACGATTTCTCTGATGACGACAATGCCGAGCCTCGGGATGATGAGCCTTAATTAATATGTATGCCGCtgtttgaatttcatttttgatTGATATCGTGTTAGGAATTGATGATTTCCTTGGATATTTGGCTGTGATCGTCTGATGATtggtttctcttcttcctACTGCGTTCTTCCGagactttgatttctttttttttacgaaAATTTTCAAGGAAATAGTTTCGTTTTTCTACCGGATTGTGTATAATCCAAAATCTAACGCTAAGAAAAATTCagctaatttaaaatttgaaaatgatctAACGAGTCTCTATTGTTCgttagttttttaaatttcatgaacTCCAAATACAAAGCTCAGGTGTAAATCATTTGACCTAATAGTAATTCTTACTTTTTAGGCTTTGGAGAGTTCAATTTAATTCTATCGGACTTTAAATTTAGATAAACATCAATCTTGAGTTTAtgcttatttaaaaaaaaaaaaaaaaaaaaaaaaaactttttttacttctttttttaaaataaaatttaccaatttttaatattggtTGCATTTAAGAactttagagaaaataaaataaaatttgatataaattttttattttctgattgtatatcaaattcataaaatctCCTTGAAATAATAAgggaatgaaattaaaattttagatatttaagtAATCTTGAGAAcaagagtattatttgattttaaaccCATGATAATTCCTTAAATCTCATACCAACgggagagtattatttgatttcaaacacacgatcattccctaaattagtgaACGTATTACTTTCATCATCCGAACGTATTACTTTCATCATCCGAACGTATTACTTTCATCATCCGACACCTCttctcgaataaagtacgtctcctcttaatcgagactcagactcctttttcttttggagtcttttgttgacatttgaggatttaccaatcggTTGGACTGGGTGACTTTGATAGTTAGACGAACCCACTTTGAGCATAGTAACTTTGATACCAGGTTAGACTAACCCACTTTCATATCCTACATCAGCGGAGACCATTTAggacaaaattattttttttttctcaaaatcaataattttttagttttgaaaaaacacaaaacatttatttaacattttatatttatacacAATTCTTCAGTATCTGCACAAACaatccagaaaaaaaaaaaaaaaaaaaaaaaaaaaaaaaaaaaaaaaaaaaaaaaaaaaNACAATGGCGACAGATCGGGCACGTAAATTTCTTGCTAAACCAGACATCAATACAATccgaatgaaaaaaatggttgCACTCAGGCAACGCCTGGCAATTTTCTCCGGCCATGAACTCCTCCAAACATATCGCACATTCCTCCTCGCTCCTCCTCCTCACCATTCTCTCGCTCCCAAATCTCACCGCCGCCGGCATCTTCTCCGCCCGCCTCACCCGCCGCTCCTCTCCCATTCCCGCCTCCACATCTCCACCGCGCCGGCCGCCGAGGAACCACTGGAGGAAGCCGCTGAGGACGTGGTAaatgaagaggaaaaagaggaTTATAGTGACGGAGAAGATTATGGAGGTCCGGAGGTCTAGGGTTACGGTGTAGTGGACGATAACTGGAGGAGACGCCGATTCAGAAACCATGGTTTCCATGGGGAAGAGGAGTGTCAGTAATGGATCCGCCATTGTTGAAAGCTTCTGTTGGAGGATTTTGTGTGTCTGGATGAAGAGAAATTAGGGATTTGGGAGTCTGTTTATAGGGATTTGGGAATTTGTTAATCAATCGTACAAATTTGcctcaaaaactaaattttggTTAATTACTAAACAAATTTGTTTAGTTCTTTGTTAACTTCCTGATTATCATCTTAATCCATTAATTCATATCTTCTAAACCATaccaaaaaatcaatttttttttgttaatttcattaaattaagaGTTCGTATCTGTACACCTTAACGAATTAGACAGTTGattaaatgaatttagatGCACTCGTAAATAAATACGAACATAGTTCATTGAACATAACTCgtagaaaattttctattttttttaaaaataaaatatttaataatttcaatttatttaattgagaGTTTTATTTAAGCATAAATTTAAACCCTATAGAGTAGtatttatacaaaaaaaaataataataataattttttttaatatattattgatttttttaattgtaaatatatatatatatatatataatatatatatagtaattaCATTGTAACGTCAGTGTAAAAGAgggtatatgaatgaattacCACGTATATTGAACAGATGAGATcgaatatataattttttttttaattttacaaattaaataaaactaaaatcaaattttagagATGAGAAGGgtacattttgaaaatttcgaGACCgaactaaaaattcaaactttatgAATAACTCGTGTATTGATGCACTTTTGTCGATACGAGCGTACCTTAATGTATCAGATATCGATTATCCTTATAAATATAGAGAGCTTGATCTAGTACTCAATAACTATCGAGATTCTCACAAGGCAGACGATAGAGTAaccctatttatttttgtaagaatatagtgttagatgaacacgactctccacaatggtatgatattgtccactttgaacataagttctcatggttttgctttgggctcccCCAgaaggcctcacaccaatgcCCATGATCgttcctcccctcgaacaaagtgcgcctcctcttaatcgaggttcgactcctttggagtcttaagtcattttttactgccttcaaggaggcttgactcattttcttttggagtcctttgttcgatatttgaggatttaccaatctattgccacgactaagtttagggcatgattctgataccatgttagatgaatacgactctccataatagtatgatattgtccactttgagcataagctctcatggttttgttttgtgcttgcccaaaaggtctcataccaatacCCAtgatcataccattgtggagagtcgtgttcgtctaacatatAGAATATTCGGACATCTCGAAATGCTCGATACTCACGTACCAGATGAGTTTAgggcatatatatatatatatatatattataaaattatttatttatatattttatttattgaactcTTTTTTTTGGGGGGTCTATAAAGCCCTAATCAGACGTTTCCCCCCCAACTGACGAATTCCTAAAACCCCTTGCTGCTGcatctccctctctctctgtgGCCTTCAATTTCAATGGAGGAAGAGACTGTTCCACAGTATCTATACGATACTCTAAGCCCTCTTTCATTCTCCGCCGTCGCTACCACCGGAAGCGAGGAGAAACTTTCGCCTTCCGATAACCTCGAGCCGTACGCCGTTTTCCGCAACGAGATCTCTCTTTCTACTTCTCATTCTGCTCCGGCCGAGACTGCAGCAACCGAGTTTTTTGCCCTTGATGTCGCTGCTGACAACGTGGAGGAAATTTCGGGGTTTTCTACTCCTTTGGCGGTTACTTCGGTTCAGGAAACTGAGCCTAGGACGCCGGAATGTGAGGATCAGTCGATGCTTGAAAGTGGGTGGTTCCGTGGCAATGGTGGATTCAAGAGCCCTATGCTACAGTTGCATAAAGGTAATTGGATTAGTTTGTTGCTCTTGAGACGGTAGAAGTTTATTTCAAACGGTTACACTCATCTTTGAATTATCTCCTCGACGACAGAAGTTTCAGTTATCGAGTTAAAATAGAACGTGGGTCttgttgtttgtttattttaacttCTCATCGTTTTCAATGGACTGGCATTTAACTGCCACGGCAGCCTCTTCGCCGTCCCGAGCCTAAAATCCGGTCATCAGTCGTGTTCCactcttcctttttttgttcGGCTCAACCTTTCTCTCAGACGGTGGAATTAAAAAGAGGGATTCGGGTTGGAAGATTTTTAAAAGAggattctttgtttttgttttggatagagaaatataattatctTCCACATTTTCTTCCTCAAGCTACTCGTAATATAACATGGTTAATTGATTACACAATCTGAATTCCACTGCGTTTGTTCTCTTAACTCTTTCCTTTAATGTATCtatctataaaatttcaagGTGCTGGTTCTTTTACTTAATCTGCAAATTGTATACGAAGCTAATTTCTCCTCACACCAACAATCCAACAACCGTGTCATTACTTTCATCTCATTCCATGGTTAACGATGCGGCCCTTGATACCCACATCCATAATTTGTTATCATGTTGTACACATCATTGTAGTTCTGAGTTCATAACTTTGATTACATGCAGAAATAGCTGATATCATTGTAGTTCTGAGTTCATAACTTTGATTACATGCAGAAATAGTTGATTTTTGTG
Encoded proteins:
- the LOC111796655 gene encoding uncharacterized protein LOC111796655 isoform X2; its protein translation is MSSTNLLRFPLLQLHSRPPSTLFFPAIKSHLPVVSIAFPTSQFLRNPSHGPARFALMAKPPKSDSTEQKWSYEGSIVESLPNGMFRVRLDNEDLILGYICG
- the LOC111797409 gene encoding RING-H2 finger protein ATL39-like, with translation MADPLLTLLFPMETMVSESASPPVIVHYTVTLDLRTSIIFSVTIILFFLFIYHVLSGFLQWFLGGRRGGDVEAGMGEERRVRRAEKMPAAVRFGSERMVRRRSEEECAICLEEFMAGENCQALPECNHFFHSDCIDVWFSKKFTCPICRHWNDRVFEIK
- the LOC111796655 gene encoding uncharacterized protein LOC111796655 isoform X1; amino-acid sequence: MSSTNLLRFPLLQLHSRPPSTLFFPAIKSHLPVVSIAFPTSQFLRNPSHGPARFALMAKPPKSDSTEQKWSYEGSIVESLPNGMFRVRLDNEDLILGYICGKIRKNFVRILPGDRVRVEVSRYDSTKGRIVYRHRSSS